The genomic DNA CCCCTTTTAATGCTAAGAGTTATTATATAGGATAAGTTTTATTTATGTCAATTTGTTTGAAATTTTTCTCCAAAGATGATTATGAATATGTATTTATTATTCTGTGTTTGTAAAATATGTCCACCCATCCTACTTGTATCTTTATTTAAAAGAGCTTCTTTGTGAGGTGGGCTTTTAAGCCAAGCATCTGTTACATCTTTAACATCCATTTCCGCTGCTAGAATTTCTTTTATTCTGCAAAAATATTTGTCGTATTTTTTAACTCTTTGTAGTGGAGTTGTTCCAAAAAGAGTATGTGTTAATACATTATGTTTACTAAGGTTTGTTATGTATTCTTTTGCTACCATCTCAAGAGTTTCATCTATTTCTAATTTTTTTAAATTTAGGCTATCTCTTAATTTATGAATGGAGGAGTACAGAAATTGTAGGTCTTGATCTGCACTTAATGGGATAAATTGAGTTGTAAGAATTAAAATAATGAAAATGATTTTTCTTTGCATAATTACCTTACCTATAATAAAATGATATTATCATACCATACATCTAATTGATTTTAATAGGGAGGAAATATGTTAAATCATTTAGATTATTTAAAAAAGGATGATTCAGATAAGATAAACTTAAAGCTTCAAGAGCTGTTATCAGGGCTTCATGTTTTTTATTCTAATTTAAGAGGTATTCATTGGAATATAAAAGATGTTAATTTTTTTGTGATTCATAAAAAAACACAAAAACTTTATGAATACATTGCAGAGGTTATTGATGTTTTAGCTGAGAGATCTAGAGCGTTGGGTTATGATTCTGAGTTTAGATATTCTGAATTTGCTAAAAGCTCTTTTATTAAGGAACTTGGTATGGAGTCAACCTCAGATTTTGTTCTTTCAGTGAACAGTATTGTTCGTGATCTTAGTCACATTCTTAAAAATATTTTTGAAACAAGAGGTATTGTTGATGATGCATCTGATTATGGAACGGCTAATGTTTTAGATGATATTATGGTAGCTCTTGAAAAATATTTATGGATGTATAAATCTTTGGTAAACCATTGTGAATGCCCATGTCACGAGGGGAAGAAAAGTGATTTATGCGAGGATAAGGATTCATGTGAATGTCCGTGTCATGAAGATGAGTGTTGTAAAGATAAACATTAATCTTTTTGGTATGACATAAAAAATAATTTTAAAAATTTATTTTTATATGTGTTAATTAATAATATAATTATATTTGATTTAGATAAAGCTATAGTAAGTCTATAGCTTTAATCTTATGTTTGAGGGCTCTATGGAAATTAGGAATATTGGAATTATGGCACATATTGATGCTGGAAAAACTACTACTACAGAAAGGATAATATACTATACTGGCAAAACTCATAAGATAGGAAATGTTGATTCTGGTAATACAGTTACTGACTGGATGGCTCAAGAACAAGATAGAGGCATTACAATTAGTTCTGCTGCTATTACTTGTTATTGGCGAGGGCATCAGATAAATATTATTGATACTCCTGGGCATGTTGATTTTACAGCTGAGGTTGAGAGATCTCTTCGTGTTCTTGATGGAGGGGTTGTTATTTTTAGTGCTGTTGATGGAGTACAGGCACAAACGGAAACAGTATGGAAACAAGCGTCAAAGTATGGAATTCCAAGACTTGCTTATATTAATAAAATGGATAGAGTAGGCGCTGATTTTTTTAAGGTTGTTGAGGATATAAAAAATAAGTTTAATATTACTCCAATAATCTTGCAGATTCCAATTGGGAGTGAGAATAATTTTGAAGGAGTAATAGATATTATTGGCAATAAAGAATTGCATTTTGAGCTTGAAGATGGTAAGCCGGTTGTGATTGAGAGGGAGGTTCGTGAAGAGCTTGCTGAAGATGTTAAAATTTTTAAAGAGAGGTTAATAGATGCTCTTAGTAATTTTAGTGAGAGGATTACTGAACTTTTTCTTGAAAATACTGATATTGACAATTCTCTTATAGTAGAAGAGATTAGAAAGAATACTATTAGCGGATCTATTATACCTGTTTTAATGGGAACTAGTCTTAAAAATATTGGGATAGAACCTTTAATAGATGCTGTTGTGGATTATCTTCCAGGTCCTTTTGAGAAAAGTTTTAATGCATATTCTTTAAAAGAGAATAAAGACATACTAATTGATCCTAGTCATGAGGGAAAGTTATCGGCACTTGTTTTTAAAGTTCAATATTTTAGTGCAATTGCTGCACATCTTTATTTTATTAGAGTGTATTCAGGTGAAATTAATTCGTCAAAAAAGGTTATTAATGTTGCTAAGAATAAGCTTGAAAAGTTTACAAGAATTTTTAGGGTTTTTTCAAATAAAAATGAGCAGATTGATGAGGTTAAGGCAGGAGATATTGGAGCAGTTATTGGGCTTAGGCATTCTGTAACGGGAGATACTCTTGTTGAGGAGGGAAATGAAATTTTACTTGAGCCTTTAATATTTCCAGAGCCAGTTGTATTAATATCTATTGAGCCGGAAAGGACGTCTGATGATTCTAGGCTTAAAGAAGTGCTTGAGATAATAGCTAGAGAAGATCCTACTTTTAGTTATAAAGAAAGTAAGGAGACAGGACAACTACTTGTTTCTGGAATGGGGGAGTTACATCTTGATATTATTATTACAAGAATTAGAGATGAGTTTAAACTTAATGTTTATACGGGAAGGCCTCAGGTAAGTTATAGAGAGAGTTTGAGTTTAGAGATTGATGATGTATTTGAGTTTAGTAATATTTTTGCAGGTAAAGAGCTTAACTTAAAAATTGGTATGGTTATTAGTCCTTTAAATAGGGGCGAAGGTAATAAAATTGATTTTAAATGTGATATTGATCCTTTGTTTAGAGCTGTAATAGTTAAAGGAATTACTTCTGCTTTTTCAAGTGGTGTTATTGGATATCCTATTATAGATACAGGAGTTAAGATTACTTCATTAAATTATGATAAAGGCAAGATTAGTGAGTTTGCTGTTGAGTCAATAGCAGGGCTTGCTTTCCATGAGCTTTTCAAAAGGGCTAATCCTATTAAGCTAGAACCGATAATGATTTTAGAAATTAGAACTCCTATTGAATATACAGGAGAAGTTGTTTCTACATTAAATTATATTGGTGGAATTATTCATTCTATTAGTAATGTTGAGGATTGTGAGATAATAAAAGCCGAGGCAGCTTTTGAAAAACTTTTTGGGTATACTTCTACTTTAAGAAGCTCTACTAAGGGGAGGGGAGTCTTTACTATGGAATTTTCTTACTTTAGGGAAAAGTGAGATTGATTATTGTTGAAAATGTTGTATTTATTAAAAAGAAACTATTTTAGTTTTATTAAAAATAATAAATTAAGGAGCATTTTAACATGTCAAGTAAATCATATTTTGATGGGAGTGTTTTTGAATCAGTTTGTGTATATATGGGAGCAGCCTTTATGACTTGTTTTACCCTTGGGTTTTGTTTTCCTTGGGCTTATTGTATGGTGTGCAAGTTTCATGTTGATCATACTGTTATTGAAGGACGTCGTTTAAAGTTTAATGGAGATGGAGCAAATCTTTTGGGGCATTGGATTGTTTGGTGGATTCTTTGCTTTATTACCTTCGGAATTTATACTTTGTGGATAGGAGTTAGGGTTGCAAAATGGAAAGTTGAGCATACACGTTTTGCAGATTAATTTTTAACGGCAAAAATGTAGGTTCAATTTTCTTATTTTTATTCAGATCCAACTAGTTAAAAGTTGGGTCTGAATAAAAATCTACATATTTGTTTCATAATTTCATTTTTTATTCTTTTAAGATTTTAAACTTTATATTTAAGTGTGTGAGCTCTAATATTTAAACATTTTGTTATTTATATTGTAATAATATTAAAATATAATTTTATTCTTTAAAAAAAAGATTTTTTGTCTTTTAAGTTCTACTAGAATATTAGGGTGGTTTTTTGATATCATGTCTTATTATTAATATTTTTTTATTTTAAAAATAAAAGGAGGTTATGTTATGCAAGGTGAGAACATGGTTTCAATTAGAGGTGGCAATAGAAAAAAGATACTCCTTAGCTTAAAAAATATGCAGCATTCAAGAACAGATTTAGCTCGTAAATTATCATTAACAAATGCTGCTGTTACAATTCTTACTAATCAGATGATTAAGGAAAGTATTTTAGTTGAAGTTGGCTCAAAAGAAACGGATATTAAAAAACATGGACGAAAAGAAATACTTCTTGACATTAATAAGGATTTTGCATATTCAATGGGAGTAATTATCTCTAGTAATTATTTTCAAATAGGAATTGCAAATCTTAAATGTGAGGTTTTAATAAGTGAAACTTATTCTTTTGAACCTCCAGTTAGTGCTTATGAAATTTTGGAAAAAATTAAGGATCATATGATTGAGATTATATGGAAGCATAATTTTTCAAGAGATAAGTTTATTGGACTAGGATTTAGTATTACTGGAATAATTAAGGATAAGGAATCTGGTATTGTTAATGATAGTCATGGAGCATGGATTGAAAAGGATGTTCCCGTTAAGGCTATATTAGAGGAATATTTTTCACTTACAGTGTATCTTGAAAGTTATGTTAAAAACCTTTCTCTTGCTGAATTTATGGGTAAAAATGTAGATAATATCATGTTTTTTGATTATACGGATACTGCTGAGCTTTCTATTTGGTCTGAGGGTAATGTTTATTCTGGATTTAATAATAAATCTGGCATGGTTAGTCATATGGTTATTGATTATGGAGGTGAGAAAAATTGTCCTACTTGTGGGAATAAGGGGTGTGTTAATATGTTGATATCTAATTTTGCACTCCAACGTTTAATATCAAAAGAATTTATGAATGGGGAGATACCTGAGCTTTATGACAAATATGAAGGTAGGCTTAAAAAAGTTACTATATATGATATTTTTTCTCTTCATGAAAAATATGAATTTGTACGGAAAATAATGGAGGATACAGTAAAGTATTTAGCAATAGTTATTATAAATATTCAAAGAGTTCTTGATTTTAATTATTTGGTGCTTTATGGGCAAAGCTTTAAGCTTAAAAGCTTTTTTGACTTATTAAAAGAGGAAATCAAAAAGTTAAATAAAGAGAGTATCATATTAAAGCTTAGTTCTCTTGATACGGAAGTATCCGTTATTGGCCCTGCATCTAGCGTTATTTTTAATAAGTTTTATTTAACAGGAGGAGATATTGATTAATATTTTCTTTTTTTGTATTGTATACTTTGTAACATTTTTTCAAATGAGGATAATTTTTAGTGTTTGATGATCTAGGTGCAGGTTTTAGGAATTTTGTAAAGTATGTTTCTGGAAAATCTGTAATAAGTGAAAAAAATATTGAAGAGGCTGTAGACACTATTAAGAGTGCTTTAATTGATGCTGATGTTAATTTAAGGGTTGTTAGACGTTTTATAAATTCTGTTGTCGAAGAGGCGAAGGGAATTAAAGTTTTAAGGAATGTTGATCCTAAGTCTCAGTTTATTAAGATTGTTAATGATAAACTTGTAAGTTTTCTGGGAGATAGGCATTCTGAACTTATTCTAAATCCTGTTAATAAACAATCATGTATTTTGATGGTTGGTCTTCAGGGTTCTGGTAAAACTACGACTTGTGCAAAACTTGCAATGAGACTTAAAAAAGAGAATAGAAAAGTTCTTCTTGTAGCTGCAGATACTTTTAGAGCGGCCGCAGTTGATCAATTAAAGATTCTGGGTAGTCAAATTGGTATTTCTGTTTTTGCGCTTGAGGGTGAGGAAAATCCTATTAGGGTTGTAGAGGAAGCTGTTAAATATGCTAGAGTGGAGCTTTTCGATACTGTGATAGTAGATACTAGAGGTCGTCTTGAAGTTGAAGAGTTATTATTAAGAGAAATAAAAGAAATTAAGGAAATGTTGGCTCCTGTGGAAACAATATTAGTGGCCGATGCTATGACAGGTCAGATTGCTGTAAATATTGCAAAAGAATTTAATGATAGAGTTGGAATTACAGGTGTAATTTTCACAAAATTTGATTCTGATGCTAGGGGCGGAGCAGTTATATCGCTTAAGACTATTTGTGGGGCTCCTATTAAATTTGTGGGGATTGGAGAGAAGCCGGAAGATCTTGATATTTTTTATCCAGATAGAGTTGCTTCACGCATTCTTGGTATGGGCGATGTTGTTGGTCTTGTTGAGAAGGCTCAAGCTGTTATAGATAAGGAAGAAGCATTAAAACTTGAAGAGAAGATTAAGAAGGCTAATTTTAATTTTGAAGATTACTTAAGTCAATTTAAATACATGAAGGATATGGGTGGAGTCTCTAGTTTAATGGGAATGCTTCCGGGTGTTTCTTCAGAAATGTTGAGTTCTAAAGTTAATGAGAGTGAGCTTAAGAGAGAGGAGGCAATCATTTGTTCTATGACTAAAAAAGAGAGATTAAATCCTGTTTTTTTAAATAATCCTTCGAGGAAGAGAAGAATAGCTTTGGGAAGTGGGACAACAGTTTTTGAGGTAAATAAACTTATTAAAAAGTTTAGTCAGACAACTTTAATGATGAAAAAAATGAAAAATAAAAGCTTTCAAAATAAGATAGCATCTCTTTTGGGAGGAAAAGGAGGAATGATAAATTGAGTGTTAGAATAAGATTGAAAAGGATGGGGGCAAAGAAAAGGCCTTATTATCGAATTGTAGTGATGGATTCTGCTTCGCCTAGAGATGGACGAGCTATTGAAGAACTTGGGTACTATCATCCTGTTGAAAAACAAAATCAAATTAAAATAAATGAAAATAAATTCAAAGATTGGATAAGTAAAGGAGCTATTCCAAGTGATACAGTTAAGAAACTTTTAAATAAAAATGGGTTTAAAGAAGAGAATTAGGAGGACTTAATGAAAGAATACGGCAACGAAATAGAACTTATAGAGTTTGTAGTAAAATCTCTTGTAGATAAAAGAGATGAGGTTAAATTAAATGTGGTTGAGGGTGAAAAGTCAACTATTTTGGAATTGAGAGTTTCTACAAGTGATGTTGGAAAGATAATAGGGAGAAGAGGTCGCATTGCAAGGGCTATTAGGACGTTACTTAGTGCTTGCGCTGCAAAGACAAATAGGAGAGTTCAGCTAGAAATTTTGGACTAATTTATGTTTATAAAAGGCGTAATAATGTCGTCTTATGGAATTAATGGATATGCTAAGGTTAAAAGCATATCCAATGATTTTGATGGGTTTTTAGGGCTAAAGGGAAATAAATTAATTTTAAAGAAAAAATGTTGTTCTTCAATTGAGGTTAAGGTTGAAAATGTATCCTTAATTAATAATGTGTTGTTATTAAAATTTGAAGAATTTAATTCCCCTGAGAATATTAAAGATTTGATTGGTTTTGAATTATGGGTGGGTGATGAATTTGCATCTAAGTTGGAGGAAGGTGAATATTATTTTGGAGAACTTATTGGTTATAGCATTGTAAGCAGTGGGGAAAAATTAGGAGTTGTTGTTTCTTTTTTGGAATGTGGAAATTCTGTTCTTCTTGAAGTTAAGGCAGGGGATAAATTATTTTTTATTCCCTTTTTAGAAATTTATCTTGGTGAGATTAA from Borrelia turcica IST7 includes the following:
- a CDS encoding CAP domain-containing protein encodes the protein MQRKIIFIILILTTQFIPLSADQDLQFLYSSIHKLRDSLNLKKLEIDETLEMVAKEYITNLSKHNVLTHTLFGTTPLQRVKKYDKYFCRIKEILAAEMDVKDVTDAWLKSPPHKEALLNKDTSRMGGHILQTQNNKYIFIIIFGEKFQTN
- a CDS encoding Dps family protein; this translates as MLNHLDYLKKDDSDKINLKLQELLSGLHVFYSNLRGIHWNIKDVNFFVIHKKTQKLYEYIAEVIDVLAERSRALGYDSEFRYSEFAKSSFIKELGMESTSDFVLSVNSIVRDLSHILKNIFETRGIVDDASDYGTANVLDDIMVALEKYLWMYKSLVNHCECPCHEGKKSDLCEDKDSCECPCHEDECCKDKH
- the fusA gene encoding elongation factor G; this encodes MEIRNIGIMAHIDAGKTTTTERIIYYTGKTHKIGNVDSGNTVTDWMAQEQDRGITISSAAITCYWRGHQINIIDTPGHVDFTAEVERSLRVLDGGVVIFSAVDGVQAQTETVWKQASKYGIPRLAYINKMDRVGADFFKVVEDIKNKFNITPIILQIPIGSENNFEGVIDIIGNKELHFELEDGKPVVIEREVREELAEDVKIFKERLIDALSNFSERITELFLENTDIDNSLIVEEIRKNTISGSIIPVLMGTSLKNIGIEPLIDAVVDYLPGPFEKSFNAYSLKENKDILIDPSHEGKLSALVFKVQYFSAIAAHLYFIRVYSGEINSSKKVINVAKNKLEKFTRIFRVFSNKNEQIDEVKAGDIGAVIGLRHSVTGDTLVEEGNEILLEPLIFPEPVVLISIEPERTSDDSRLKEVLEIIAREDPTFSYKESKETGQLLVSGMGELHLDIIITRIRDEFKLNVYTGRPQVSYRESLSLEIDDVFEFSNIFAGKELNLKIGMVISPLNRGEGNKIDFKCDIDPLFRAVIVKGITSAFSSGVIGYPIIDTGVKITSLNYDKGKISEFAVESIAGLAFHELFKRANPIKLEPIMILEIRTPIEYTGEVVSTLNYIGGIIHSISNVEDCEIIKAEAAFEKLFGYTSTLRSSTKGRGVFTMEFSYFREK
- a CDS encoding DUF6693 family protein, with product MSSKSYFDGSVFESVCVYMGAAFMTCFTLGFCFPWAYCMVCKFHVDHTVIEGRRLKFNGDGANLLGHWIVWWILCFITFGIYTLWIGVRVAKWKVEHTRFAD
- a CDS encoding ROK family protein, which codes for MQGENMVSIRGGNRKKILLSLKNMQHSRTDLARKLSLTNAAVTILTNQMIKESILVEVGSKETDIKKHGRKEILLDINKDFAYSMGVIISSNYFQIGIANLKCEVLISETYSFEPPVSAYEILEKIKDHMIEIIWKHNFSRDKFIGLGFSITGIIKDKESGIVNDSHGAWIEKDVPVKAILEEYFSLTVYLESYVKNLSLAEFMGKNVDNIMFFDYTDTAELSIWSEGNVYSGFNNKSGMVSHMVIDYGGEKNCPTCGNKGCVNMLISNFALQRLISKEFMNGEIPELYDKYEGRLKKVTIYDIFSLHEKYEFVRKIMEDTVKYLAIVIINIQRVLDFNYLVLYGQSFKLKSFFDLLKEEIKKLNKESIILKLSSLDTEVSVIGPASSVIFNKFYLTGGDID
- the ffh gene encoding signal recognition particle protein, which gives rise to MFDDLGAGFRNFVKYVSGKSVISEKNIEEAVDTIKSALIDADVNLRVVRRFINSVVEEAKGIKVLRNVDPKSQFIKIVNDKLVSFLGDRHSELILNPVNKQSCILMVGLQGSGKTTTCAKLAMRLKKENRKVLLVAADTFRAAAVDQLKILGSQIGISVFALEGEENPIRVVEEAVKYARVELFDTVIVDTRGRLEVEELLLREIKEIKEMLAPVETILVADAMTGQIAVNIAKEFNDRVGITGVIFTKFDSDARGGAVISLKTICGAPIKFVGIGEKPEDLDIFYPDRVASRILGMGDVVGLVEKAQAVIDKEEALKLEEKIKKANFNFEDYLSQFKYMKDMGGVSSLMGMLPGVSSEMLSSKVNESELKREEAIICSMTKKERLNPVFLNNPSRKRRIALGSGTTVFEVNKLIKKFSQTTLMMKKMKNKSFQNKIASLLGGKGGMIN
- the rpsP gene encoding 30S ribosomal protein S16, with product MSVRIRLKRMGAKKRPYYRIVVMDSASPRDGRAIEELGYYHPVEKQNQIKINENKFKDWISKGAIPSDTVKKLLNKNGFKEEN
- a CDS encoding KH domain-containing protein, whose product is MKEYGNEIELIEFVVKSLVDKRDEVKLNVVEGEKSTILELRVSTSDVGKIIGRRGRIARAIRTLLSACAAKTNRRVQLEILD
- the rimM gene encoding ribosome maturation factor RimM (Essential for efficient processing of 16S rRNA); amino-acid sequence: MFIKGVIMSSYGINGYAKVKSISNDFDGFLGLKGNKLILKKKCCSSIEVKVENVSLINNVLLLKFEEFNSPENIKDLIGFELWVGDEFASKLEEGEYYFGELIGYSIVSSGEKLGVVVSFLECGNSVLLEVKAGDKLFFIPFLEIYLGEINRELKTIELKMLELLR